From Lolium perenne isolate Kyuss_39 chromosome 5, Kyuss_2.0, whole genome shotgun sequence, a single genomic window includes:
- the LOC127299586 gene encoding probable serine/threonine-protein kinase At1g54610, producing MCLHTKLKFSEFSCLLKILARKAAQIGLNLIHWFKKASHVLMGCLCSKGTKDHADATSEKTEASRKDDSKTASGTNDGSKVMPDVEEKVVVGFDARISSSNIADLKGLSGEHVVAGWPAWLTNVAPKAVEGWLPRRADSFEKLDKIGQGTYSIVYKARDLETGKIVALKKVRFINMDPESVRFMAREIHILRRLDHPNIIKLEGIVTSRVSQTLYLVFEYMEHDLSGLIATPGLKLTEPQIKCFLQQLLHGLVHCHKNGVLHRDIKGSNLLIDSNGVLKIADFGLAISYDPDNPQPLTSRVVTLWYRPPELLLGATEYGVAVDMWSTGCIVAELFSGKPIMPGRTEVEQIHKIFKLCGSPMDDYCKKSKVPETAMFKPQQQYRRCVAETFKVFPPSAVVLIDSLLSLEPEVRGTASSALQSDFLTTEPFACDPSNLPKLPASKEYDVRLRQEEAKRQRKTALGGRGTESFKPGDENHVTSRAVNCAAESKENAHTSSKSNSMKFNPEDSVPGFRVEPRPLPTTVQVPEFGSTRNMGDYNDGTTVPGRACSSVHVANTSTSREKASSHSHIPQFGATDLTSAAEVTNQNQPPDMPTSSHKNPPENHGRKFRRIHHSGPLVPPGGNIEDMLKEHERHIQEAVRKARLRQGAGSQVNME from the exons ATGTGCCTTCACACCAAGCTGAAATTTTCAGAGTTCAGCTGCCTTTTAAAG ATATTGGCTAGAAAGGCTGCACAGATTGGTCTCAATCTGATTCACTGGTTCAAGAAGGCGTCACATGTGCTTATGGGCTGCCTTTGCTCCAAAGGCACCAAAGATCATGCTGATGCCACTTCCGAAAAGACAGAAGCATCAAGAAAAGACGACTCTAAGACTGCATCAGGTACAAACGATGGTAGCAAAGTCATGCCAGATGTTGAAGAGAAGGTTGTTGTAGGTTTTGATGCTAGGATAAGCAGTagtaacattgcagatttgaaagGGCTCTCAGGTGAGCATGTTGTTGCTGGGTGGCCAGCTTGGCTTACAAATGTTGCACCTAAAGCAGTAGAAGGCTGGTTGCCGCGCCGGGCCGATTCATTTGAGAAATTAGACAAG ATTGGACAAGGAACTTACAGTATTGTGTATAAAGCTCGAGATCTTGAAACAGGGAAGATTGTTGCACTCAAAAAGGTGAGGTTCATCAATATGGATCCTGAAAGTGTTCGCTTTATGGCTAGAGAAATCCATATTCTTCGGAGACTGGATCATCCAAATATCATAAAGCTTGAAGGAATTGTAACATCCCGTGTATCACAAACCCTGTATCTTGTTTTTGAATACATGGAACATGACCTTTCCGGTCTTATTGCAACTCCAGGCCTGAAACTCACCGAGCCACAG ATAAAATGCTTCCTTCAACAGCTGCTTCATGGCCTTGTTCATTGCCACAAAAATGGAGTTCTGCATCGAGACATCAAAGGCTCGAACCTCTTGATTGACAGCAATGGAGTACTGAAGATTGCAGATTTTGGCCTGGCAATATCGTATGACCCCGACAACCCGCAACCACTAACTAGCCGAGTTGTGACATTGTGGTACAGACCACCAGAGCTTTTACTTGGTGCCACAGAGTATGGTGTTGCTGTAGATATGTGGAGCACAGGGTGTATTGTGGCAGAACTCTTTTCTGGCAAACCAATCATGCCAGGAAGAACCGAG GTGGAGCAAATTCACAAGATCTTTAAACTTTGTGGATCGCCAATGGATGACTATTGCAAGAAATCAAAGGTGCCAGAAACAGCAATGTTCAAGCCTCAGCAGCAATATAGGCGGTGTGTTGCTGAGACTTTCAAAGTTTTTCCTCCTTCCGCTGTAGTTCTCATAGACTCCTTGCTTTCATTAGAACCAGAAGTTCGTGGAACAGCTTCCTCAGCTCTTCAGAGTGAT TTTCTTACAACAGAGCCGTTTGCTTGCGACCCTTCAAACCTACCAAAACTTCCAGCAAGCAAAGAATATGATGTTAGACTCaggcaagaagaagctaagag GCAAAGAAAAACAGCTTTAGGTGGACGTGGAACTGAATCTTTCAAACCAGGAGATGAGAATCATGTAACCAGTCGTGCTGTAAATTGTGCTGCCGAGTCAAAG GAAAACGCACATACCAGTTCAAAGAGCAACAGTATGAAGTTCAACCCAGAGGACAGTGTGCCTGGGTTCCGGGTGGAGCCACGTCCATTGCCAACCACGGTGCAGGTTCCTGAATTTGGCTCAACACGGAACATGGGAGATTACAACGATGGCACGACGGTGCCTGGTCGTGCCTGCAGTTCTGTACATGTCGCAAATACATCTACCTCTAGGGAAAAGGCATCATCACATTCACATATACCACAGTTTGGTGCAACAGACCTCACGAGTGCAGCTGAGGTTACCAATCAGAATCAGCCACCTGATATGCCTACATCATCTCACAAGAACCCCCCAGAG AACCATGGAAGGAAGTTCAGAAGGATCCACCACTCAGGGCCATTGGTGCCGCCAGGAGGGAACATCGAGGACATGCTCAAGGAGCATGAGAGGCACATCCAAGAGGCGGTGCGAAAGGCACGCCTCAGGCAAGGTGCAGGTAGCCAGGTAAACATGGAGTAG
- the LOC127299585 gene encoding pentatricopeptide repeat-containing protein At1g71460, chloroplastic, whose product MAMAMASTSSSSLASLNYPHFLPTKLVPHSKPFKLPIPARALADADAAAVTPGTTQVELRPDSKNAPALSAEICRLVRAGRFRSALSLLDHLSHRGVPASPSAFTALLSACRSLAHARQIHAHLRVHGLDSNEFLLARLIELYLLVGAADDARKVLDGLPRASAFSWNALLHGHVRRGRGEAGNAVAGEFAKMRAAGANANEYTYGCILKSISGSARPSMAMATATHAMLVKNAFAGAPGMLMTGLMDVYFRCGKVKLAMMVFEEMPERDVVAWGAAISGFAHKGMKREALEHFRWMVDNGIKVNSVVLTSIVPVIGDLRARNLGREIHGLVLKKFPDRKDVAKVHAGLVDMYCKCGDLASGRRVFYSTKKRNAVSWTALMSGYASNGRPDQALRCIVWMQQEGIRPDLVAVGTVLPVCTKLRALSEGKEIHAYALRRWFLPNVPLCTSLITMYGACCHLDYSRRVFHVMDKKTVRAWTALVDAYLKNGDPSTAIQVFRSMLLSSRRPDAVAITRMLSAYSDIGALQPGKEVHAQVLKLRMEPLPLVAAELINLYGRCGDLKGAQRVFNRIESKGSLTCTAIIEAYAINQRHKEALDLFAWMLSNKFVPNNVTFNVVLRICDAAGLHDEALEIFDSMVQEYNLEASEENYDCIIRLLTGAGRTSEAQRFADLKGALFSLPDPI is encoded by the coding sequence atggccatggccatggcctctacctcctcctcctctctcgcCAGCCTGAACTACCCCCATTTTCTACCAACCAAGCTCGTCCCCCATTCCAAACCCTTCAAGCTTCCCATACCAGCGAGAGCTCTCGCCGACGCTGACGCCGCCGCGGTCACCCCCGGCACGACCCAGGTGGAGCTCCGGCCGGACTCAAAGAACGCGCCCGCGCTCTCCGCGGAGATATGCCGTCTCGTGCGTGCGGGACGATTCCGCTCCGCGCTCTCTCTCCTTGACCATCTATCCCACCGCGGCGTCCCCGCGAGCCCCTCCGCCTTCACCGCTCTCCTGTCCGCATGCCGCTCCCTGGCACACGCTCGCCAGATCCACGCGCACCTCCGTGTTCACGGCCTTGACTCCAACGAGTTCCTTCTGGCCAGGCTCATCGAGCTCTACCTTTTGGTCGGTGCCGCCGACGACGCCCGCAAGGTACTCGACGGTTTGCCCCGGGCCAGTGCCTTCTCCTGGAACGCACTACTCCACGGGCATGTTCGCCGTGGCCGAGGAGAGGCAGGGAATGCTGTTGCAGGCGAGTTTGCAAAGATGCGCGCTGCTGGGGCCAACGCCAACGAGTACACATACGGGTGCATCCTCAAGTCCATCTCTGGGAGTGCCAGGCCATCGATGGCTATGGCTACTGCCACACACGCAATGCTGGTCAAGAACGCATTTGCAGGTGCGCCAGGTATGCTCATGACTGGTCTCATGGATGTCTACTTCCGGTGCGGGAAGGTAAAGCTGGCAATGATGGTCTTTGAGGAAATGCCAGAGAGGGATGTGGTGGCATGGGGCGCAGCAATTTCTGGGTTCGCacacaaggggatgaagagggaggCGTTGGAGCATTTCCGGTGGATGGTGGACAACGGGATCAAGGTGAACTCAGTGGTGCTCACCTCGATCGTGCCAGTTATTGGCGATTTACGTGCGCGCAACTTGGGTAGGGAGATTCATGGCTTGGTGCTGAAGAAGTTCCCAGACCGTAAAGATGTAGCGAAGGTCCATGCAGGGCTGGTAGACATGTACTGCAAGTGTGGTGATTTGGCCTCTGGGAGACGAGTATTCTATAGCACCAAGAAGAGGAATGCTGTCTCATGGACAGCGTTAATGTCTGGGTATGCATCCAATGGGAGGCCAGATCAGGCTCTGAGGTGCATTGTTTGGATGCAGCAAGAAGGAATCAGGCCAGATCTTGTTGCGGTGGGTACTGTCCTCCCAGTATGCACAAAGTTGCGGGCATTGAGCGAGGGGAAAGAAATCCATGCATATGCTCTGAGGAGGTGGTTCCTGCCAAATGTCCCATTATGCACTTCCCTCATCACCATGTATGGTGCATGCTGTCATTTGGATTACTCTCGCAGGGTGTTTCATGTTATGGACAAGAAAACTGTACGGGCTTGGACTGCATTGGTTGATGCTTACCTAAAGAATGGAGACCCTTCAACTGCTATTCAAGTGTTTAGATCAATGTTGCTGTCCAGCCGTCGGCCTGATGCTGTTGCCATCACCAGGATGTTGAGTGCCTACTCTGATATTGGGGCATTGCAACCTGGCAAGGAAGTTCATGCTCAGGTGTTGAAGTTGCGGATGGAACCTCTCCCGTTAGTTGCTGCGGAACTTATTAACCTGTATGGCAGGTGTGGGGATCTCAAGGGAGCACAGAGGGTGTTCAATCGCATAGAGTCCAAGGGATCCCTGACTTGCACTGCAATAATAGAAGCTTATGCAATCAACCAGCGACACAAGGAGGCACTCGATCTCTTTGCATGGATGTTGTCAAACAAATTTGTCCCAAATAATGTCACCTTCAATGTGGTTCTGAGAATCTGTGATGCAGCAGGATTGCATGATGAAGCTCTTGAAATTTTTGACTCCATGGTGCAAGAGTACAACCTGGAAGCATCTGAAGAGAATTATGACTGCATCATCCGCCTTCTTACGGGTGCTGGCAGGACTTCTGAAGCTCAGCGGTTTGCTGATCTGAAAGGTGCTCTGTTTAGTTTACCAGATCCGATTTAG